One part of the Desulfuromonas sp. genome encodes these proteins:
- a CDS encoding RluA family pseudouridine synthase — protein MLNDYVRKGNPKSRNRAYVVHRLDRDTSGILLFAKSEQAKTFLQEHWEQTDKRYLAIVHGRLTPKEGKISTYLAENSAQRVYSTLDPARGKLSHTTYTVLKEARGFSLVEIHLLTGRKHQIRVHFAGKGHPVAGDRKYGNGDPASKRLALHARSISFTHPFSKKKMTFDTGMPEEFARLLGKM, from the coding sequence CTGCTCAATGATTATGTCCGCAAGGGCAATCCGAAATCCCGGAACAGGGCATACGTGGTCCATCGCCTCGATCGGGACACCTCGGGGATTCTCCTTTTCGCCAAAAGCGAGCAGGCCAAGACATTCCTCCAGGAGCATTGGGAGCAGACGGACAAGCGCTACCTGGCCATCGTCCACGGACGGCTGACGCCCAAAGAGGGAAAGATCTCCACGTATCTGGCGGAGAATTCCGCCCAGCGGGTCTACTCGACCCTCGACCCCGCCAGGGGGAAGCTCTCCCATACGACCTACACCGTGTTGAAGGAGGCCAGAGGGTTCAGCCTGGTGGAGATCCATCTCCTCACCGGCCGCAAGCACCAGATCCGGGTCCATTTCGCGGGAAAAGGCCATCCCGTCGCGGGGGACAGGAAATACGGAAACGGGGACCCCGCTTCGAAACGCCTCGCCCTCCATGCCCGCTCGATTTCCTTTACCCATCCCTTCAGCAAAAAGAAGATGACCTTTGACACCGGGATGCCGGAGGAGTTTGCCAGGCTGCTCGGCAAGATGTAA
- the thiE gene encoding thiamine phosphate synthase, producing MPLDVNFNLTLITDRRGLPEGRNLLAQLEAALLGGVRCVQLREKDLSPNELLPLAFELRQMTRAFGARLLVNGNIEIARAVDADGVHLGGDALPTSEARKRLGPAKLIGVSTHSVVEIGQAAADGADFVTFGPVFFTPSKAPYGDPVGLEKLRAACTGAPLPAFALGGVTADRIPELRAAGCASAACIGAILHAADPAAATRTMLAALSG from the coding sequence ATGCCCTTGGACGTGAATTTCAACCTCACCCTGATCACCGACCGCCGGGGCCTCCCCGAGGGCAGGAACCTGCTCGCCCAGCTCGAGGCGGCCCTGCTCGGCGGGGTGCGCTGCGTGCAGCTGCGGGAGAAGGACCTCTCCCCAAACGAACTGCTCCCCCTCGCCTTCGAACTGCGCCAGATGACCCGCGCCTTCGGCGCCCGCCTCCTGGTCAACGGCAACATCGAGATCGCCCGCGCCGTCGATGCCGACGGCGTCCACCTCGGCGGCGACGCCCTGCCGACCTCAGAGGCCCGCAAGCGCCTCGGGCCGGCCAAACTGATCGGCGTCTCCACCCACAGCGTCGTCGAGATCGGGCAGGCCGCAGCAGACGGCGCCGACTTCGTCACCTTCGGCCCGGTCTTCTTCACCCCCTCCAAAGCCCCCTACGGCGACCCCGTCGGCCTCGAAAAACTCCGCGCGGCCTGCACCGGAGCCCCCCTCCCCGCCTTCGCCCTCGGCGGCGTCACCGCCGACCGCATCCCCGAACTGCGCGCGGCCGGCTGCGCCAGCGCCGCATGCATCGGCGCCATTCTCCATGCCGCCGACCCCGCCGCCGCGACACGAACCATGCTGGCGGCCCTTTCCGGCTGA
- a CDS encoding SulP family inorganic anion transporter — MFEFLVRKTASFKNDLLSGLTVALALVPEAVAFAFVAGVDPLVGLYAAFMVGLITSAIGGRPGMISGATGALAVVMVSLVAEHGVEYLFAAVVLMGIIQVGAGVLRLGKFIRLIPHPVMLGFVNGLAIIIFLAQLGQFKIAGEGGALQWLQGPALYLMLGLVALTMAIIYLLPKLTLAFPSALAAILVVTALVHGLNLDTRTVGDLASVAGGLPSFHLPVVALSWETFLIILPYSVILASVGLIESLMTLTLIDEVTETRGRGNRECIGQGVANVVTGFFGGMGGCAMIGQSIININSGGRGRLSGITAALCLLVFIVFASSLIEMIPLAALVGVMFMVVVGTFAWSSLRILHKIPLTDALVLVLVSAVTVFTDLAIAVGVGVIVSALVFAWQNARRIYSEISVDEKGTKTYRLNGPLFFGSVRSFHDQFTPAEDPDEVVIDFRGSRVCDHSGLEAVNSLTERYLGQGKKLRLQHLSAECRALLANAGSMIEVNVIEDPRYRVAVDELA, encoded by the coding sequence ATGTTCGAGTTTCTCGTCAGAAAGACCGCCAGTTTCAAAAACGACCTTCTCTCCGGCTTGACCGTGGCCCTGGCCCTGGTTCCCGAGGCGGTGGCCTTCGCCTTCGTCGCCGGGGTCGATCCGCTGGTCGGCCTCTACGCCGCCTTTATGGTCGGCCTGATCACCTCCGCCATCGGCGGCCGCCCGGGGATGATTTCCGGCGCCACCGGAGCGCTCGCGGTGGTCATGGTCAGCCTGGTCGCCGAGCACGGCGTCGAGTACCTCTTCGCCGCGGTGGTGCTGATGGGGATCATCCAGGTCGGCGCCGGGGTGCTGCGCCTGGGCAAGTTCATCCGCCTGATCCCCCACCCGGTCATGCTCGGCTTCGTCAACGGCCTGGCGATCATCATCTTTCTCGCCCAGCTCGGCCAGTTCAAGATCGCAGGCGAAGGCGGGGCGCTGCAGTGGCTGCAGGGTCCGGCCCTCTACCTGATGCTCGGGCTGGTGGCGCTGACCATGGCGATCATCTACCTGCTGCCCAAGCTGACCCTGGCCTTCCCCTCGGCCCTGGCGGCGATCCTGGTGGTCACCGCCCTGGTTCACGGCCTGAACCTCGACACCCGCACCGTCGGCGACCTCGCCTCGGTGGCCGGCGGCCTGCCGTCCTTCCACCTCCCGGTGGTGGCCCTGAGCTGGGAGACCTTCCTGATCATCCTCCCCTACTCGGTGATCCTCGCCTCGGTCGGCCTGATCGAATCGCTGATGACCCTGACCCTGATCGACGAGGTCACCGAGACCCGCGGCCGGGGCAACCGCGAGTGCATCGGCCAGGGGGTCGCCAACGTCGTCACCGGCTTCTTCGGCGGCATGGGCGGCTGCGCCATGATCGGCCAGAGCATCATCAACATCAACTCCGGCGGCCGCGGCCGCCTCTCCGGCATCACCGCCGCCCTCTGCCTGCTCGTCTTCATCGTCTTCGCATCAAGCCTGATCGAGATGATCCCCCTGGCGGCGCTGGTCGGGGTGATGTTCATGGTGGTGGTCGGCACCTTCGCCTGGTCGAGCCTGCGCATCCTGCACAAGATCCCCCTCACCGACGCCCTCGTTTTGGTGCTGGTCTCGGCGGTCACCGTCTTCACCGACCTGGCGATCGCCGTCGGCGTAGGCGTGATCGTCTCGGCGCTGGTCTTCGCCTGGCAGAACGCCCGGCGCATCTACTCCGAGATCTCCGTCGACGAGAAGGGCACCAAGACCTACCGGCTGAACGGTCCCCTCTTTTTCGGTTCGGTGCGCTCCTTCCACGACCAGTTCACCCCGGCCGAGGATCCCGACGAGGTGGTGATCGACTTCCGCGGCTCGCGGGTCTGCGACCACTCGGGGCTCGAGGCGGTGAACTCCCTCACCGAGCGCTACCTGGGGCAGGGCAAGAAGCTGCGCCTGCAGCACCTCAGCGCCGAGTGCCGCGCCCTGCTCGCCAACGCCGGGAGCATGATCGAGGTCAACGTCATCGAGGACCCTCGCTACCGGGTGGCGGTGGACGAGCTGGCGTAG
- a CDS encoding Rdx family protein: MLITIEYCNQUGYRNRAASLAEKIKEAMPAEVKLVESSGGVFEVVVDGVLAYSKKQTGEFPDEARFVEKIRGG; this comes from the coding sequence ATGCTGATCACCATCGAATACTGCAACCAGTGAGGTTATCGAAATCGAGCCGCCAGTCTGGCGGAGAAGATCAAGGAAGCGATGCCTGCGGAGGTCAAGCTGGTCGAGTCGAGCGGCGGGGTGTTCGAGGTCGTGGTGGACGGAGTGCTGGCCTATTCCAAAAAGCAGACCGGCGAGTTCCCGGACGAGGCGCGGTTCGTGGAGAAGATCCGCGGCGGGTAG
- a CDS encoding ATP-binding cassette domain-containing protein, with the protein MISAHNVALAYGKRVIFKDVNIKFIPGNCYGLIGANGAGKSTFLKILAGELEVDKGEISVGSGERIAMLRQDHFAFDEETVFNTVMMGHERLFKVMAEREAIYSKEEFTEEDGIRSGELEAEFAEMNGYETESEAAVLLNGLGIPEELRHKKMKELEGGEKVRVLLAQALFGNPDILLLDEPTNHLDLKSIAWLEEFLSRFQNTVIVVSHDRHFLNQVCTHVADIDFGKITVYVGNYDFWYDASQLVLKQKQEENRKVTDKANELKEFIQRFSSNASKAKQATSRKKLLEKLTLEDMPVSSRKYPFVVFKPERPCGDIILEIKDLCKTVDGVKVLDTFSLTVNKGDKIAFIGGDGLTKTTLFQILAGELEPDSGSYRWGVTITPADFPKENGRYFENDLNLIEWLGQFAPSTEGESFARGFLGRMLFSGEEATKKCSVLSGGEKVRCMLARMMLTGANALVFDEPTNHLDLESITALNNGLTAYSEVILFASHDHKFLSTVANRIVEFAPGGFIDRSMTFDEYLESPEVAKIRDEFFQGHAELTL; encoded by the coding sequence ATGATCAGCGCTCACAACGTGGCTCTCGCCTACGGCAAGAGGGTCATTTTCAAAGACGTCAACATCAAGTTCATTCCCGGCAACTGCTACGGCCTCATCGGGGCCAACGGGGCCGGCAAGTCGACCTTTCTGAAGATTCTCGCCGGCGAACTCGAGGTAGACAAGGGCGAGATCTCCGTCGGCTCCGGAGAGCGGATCGCCATGCTGCGCCAGGACCACTTCGCTTTCGACGAAGAGACGGTCTTCAACACCGTGATGATGGGGCACGAGCGTCTCTTCAAAGTGATGGCCGAGCGCGAGGCGATCTACTCCAAGGAGGAGTTCACAGAAGAGGACGGCATCCGCTCGGGGGAGCTGGAAGCCGAATTCGCCGAAATGAACGGCTACGAGACCGAGTCGGAGGCGGCGGTTCTGCTCAACGGCCTCGGCATCCCCGAAGAGCTGCGCCACAAGAAGATGAAAGAGCTCGAGGGGGGCGAAAAGGTCCGCGTGCTGCTGGCCCAGGCCCTGTTCGGCAACCCCGACATCCTGCTGCTCGACGAGCCGACCAACCACCTCGACCTCAAATCGATCGCCTGGCTCGAAGAGTTCCTCTCGCGTTTCCAGAACACGGTCATCGTCGTCTCCCATGACCGCCACTTTCTCAACCAGGTCTGCACCCACGTGGCCGACATCGATTTCGGCAAGATCACGGTCTATGTCGGCAATTACGACTTCTGGTACGACGCCAGCCAGCTCGTGCTGAAGCAGAAGCAGGAAGAGAACCGCAAGGTCACCGACAAGGCCAACGAGCTCAAGGAGTTCATCCAGCGCTTCTCCTCCAACGCCTCCAAGGCCAAGCAGGCGACCTCGCGCAAGAAGCTGCTCGAAAAGCTCACCCTCGAAGACATGCCCGTCTCCTCCCGGAAATACCCCTTCGTCGTCTTCAAGCCCGAGCGCCCCTGCGGCGACATCATCCTCGAGATCAAGGACCTCTGCAAAACCGTCGACGGGGTCAAGGTGCTGGACACGTTCAGCCTGACCGTCAACAAGGGGGACAAGATCGCCTTTATCGGCGGCGACGGCCTGACCAAGACGACCCTCTTCCAGATCCTGGCCGGGGAACTCGAACCGGACAGCGGCAGCTATCGCTGGGGGGTGACCATCACCCCGGCCGACTTCCCCAAGGAGAACGGCCGCTACTTCGAAAACGACCTGAACCTGATCGAATGGCTCGGCCAGTTCGCCCCCTCCACCGAAGGGGAGAGCTTCGCCCGCGGCTTTCTCGGCCGCATGCTCTTCTCCGGCGAGGAGGCGACCAAGAAGTGCAGCGTCCTCTCCGGGGGGGAGAAGGTCCGCTGCATGCTCGCCCGGATGATGCTCACCGGGGCCAACGCGCTGGTCTTCGACGAACCGACCAACCACCTCGACCTCGAGTCGATCACCGCGCTGAACAACGGGCTGACCGCCTACTCGGAAGTGATCCTCTTCGCCAGCCACGACCACAAGTTCCTCTCGACGGTCGCCAACCGGATCGTCGAATTCGCCCCCGGCGGGTTCATCGACCGGTCGATGACCTTTGACGAATACCTCGAAAGCCCCGAAGTCGCGAAGATCAGGGACGAGTTCTTTCAGGGGCACGCCGAACTGACCCTGTAA
- a CDS encoding DEAD/DEAH box helicase, protein MSFSELELAPPILQAIAACGYNEPTPIQAKSIPEVLAGRDVLASAQTGTGKTAAFMLPVLQRLSVLNKGPKGAPRVLVLTPTRELAAQVTDATRNYGKYMRVRSAVILGGTPYGPQFRDLGRPIDLVVGTPGRLIDHLERGSLDLSRLEVLILDEADRMLDMGFKEDVEKITGKAPADRQTLLFTATLDRTMADLARRLLKDPARIDIAGKKVTLDQIEQRLHVADSLEHKKRLLNHLAADDAVTRAIIFSATKRDADTLARDLNTQGHRAAALHGDMNQGARNRTVRDLRHGKIRLLVATDVAARGLDVNGISHVINFDLPMSAEDYVHRIGRTGRAGATGTAISFARSGDDALRLQRIERYISQAVPREVIPGLEPTRPLLAPSKGRPGNSSKGRSFGAKKYAGGNGGTGGNGGKYQGKKTWGKSERKEPIIEYRNSKPGPARSQARSQAKPTSY, encoded by the coding sequence ATGTCTTTTAGCGAACTGGAGCTTGCTCCGCCCATTCTTCAGGCCATTGCGGCCTGCGGCTACAACGAACCGACCCCCATTCAGGCCAAATCGATCCCCGAGGTCCTGGCGGGGCGCGACGTGCTCGCCTCGGCCCAGACCGGCACCGGCAAGACGGCGGCCTTTATGCTCCCCGTCCTGCAGCGCCTTTCCGTCCTGAACAAAGGCCCCAAGGGAGCGCCCCGGGTCCTGGTGCTGACCCCGACCCGTGAGCTCGCCGCCCAGGTGACCGACGCCACCCGCAATTACGGCAAATACATGAGGGTCCGCAGCGCCGTGATCCTCGGCGGCACGCCTTACGGTCCCCAGTTCCGCGACCTGGGCCGGCCCATCGACCTGGTCGTGGGGACGCCGGGACGGCTCATCGACCATCTCGAGCGCGGCAGCCTCGACCTGTCCCGCCTCGAGGTGCTGATCCTCGACGAGGCCGACCGCATGCTCGACATGGGCTTCAAAGAGGATGTCGAAAAGATCACCGGCAAGGCCCCGGCCGACCGCCAGACCCTGCTCTTCACCGCGACCCTCGACCGGACCATGGCCGATCTGGCCCGCCGCCTGCTCAAGGACCCGGCCCGCATCGACATCGCCGGCAAAAAGGTGACCCTCGATCAGATCGAGCAGCGTCTCCACGTGGCCGACAGCCTCGAGCACAAGAAGCGGCTGCTGAACCACCTTGCCGCCGACGACGCGGTGACGCGGGCCATCATCTTTTCCGCCACCAAGCGCGATGCCGACACCCTCGCCCGCGACCTCAACACCCAGGGGCACCGGGCCGCCGCTCTGCACGGCGACATGAACCAGGGCGCCCGCAACCGCACGGTGCGCGATCTGCGCCACGGCAAAATCCGCCTGCTGGTGGCGACCGACGTCGCGGCCCGCGGGCTCGACGTCAACGGCATCAGCCACGTCATCAACTTCGACCTGCCGATGTCGGCCGAGGACTACGTGCACCGCATCGGCCGCACCGGCCGCGCCGGGGCCACGGGCACGGCCATCTCTTTCGCCAGAAGCGGCGACGACGCCCTGCGTCTGCAGCGCATCGAGCGCTACATCTCCCAGGCGGTCCCCCGTGAGGTGATCCCCGGGCTGGAGCCGACCCGGCCGCTGCTCGCCCCGTCCAAAGGCCGCCCCGGCAATTCGTCAAAGGGCAGGTCGTTCGGCGCGAAAAAGTACGCCGGCGGCAATGGCGGCACTGGTGGCAATGGCGGCAAGTACCAGGGAAAGAAAACCTGGGGCAAAAGTGAGCGCAAAGAGCCGATTATCGAGTATCGCAACAGCAAGCCGGGCCCGGCCCGAAGCCAGGCCCGGAGCCAGGCGAAGCCGACCTCGTACTGA
- a CDS encoding glycoside hydrolase family 3 N-terminal domain-containing protein, whose protein sequence is MRIPLIIGMLTAVLGSGCAAPRKVEVSLEEKIGQMLMVSFRGLSVDKNHPVIQDIQKRHVGAVILFDYDVPGKSPVRNIASPSQVRKLVSDLQAASSRPLLVAIDQEGGKVCRLKEKYGFPPTLSAKQMGRKKPEATYAAALAMAQTLKEAGINLNLAPVVDLNRNRKNPVIGKLGRSFSPDPDRVTDHARQFILAHHDQGVLCALKHFPGHGSSTSDSHKGFTDVTPTWSPMELQPYRQLIAEGLADTVLTAHVFNANLDPDHPATLSRSVIAGRLRGELGFDGVVISDDLQMGAIAQHYDLETTLKNAIDAGVDILLFANNSSYDEQIASKVVALVSEMVRKRQISEARIEDSFRRIQRLKAGL, encoded by the coding sequence TTGAGAATACCGCTTATCATAGGGATGCTGACGGCGGTCCTGGGATCGGGGTGCGCGGCGCCCCGAAAAGTCGAAGTTTCCCTGGAAGAAAAAATCGGCCAGATGCTCATGGTCAGCTTCCGCGGCCTGAGCGTGGACAAAAACCATCCCGTCATCCAGGACATCCAGAAGCGCCATGTCGGCGCGGTCATTCTTTTCGACTACGACGTTCCCGGCAAAAGCCCCGTCCGCAACATCGCCTCGCCCTCTCAAGTCAGGAAACTGGTGTCGGACCTGCAGGCAGCCAGCAGCAGGCCCCTGCTCGTGGCCATCGACCAGGAAGGGGGGAAGGTCTGCCGCCTGAAGGAAAAATACGGCTTCCCCCCCACCCTTTCGGCCAAGCAGATGGGACGAAAGAAACCCGAAGCCACCTATGCCGCCGCCCTGGCCATGGCACAGACGCTCAAAGAGGCGGGCATCAACCTGAACCTGGCGCCCGTCGTCGATCTCAACCGCAACCGCAAGAATCCCGTCATCGGCAAACTCGGACGCAGTTTCTCGCCCGACCCGGACCGGGTCACCGACCACGCCCGGCAGTTCATCCTCGCCCATCACGACCAGGGCGTGCTCTGCGCCCTGAAGCACTTTCCCGGCCACGGCAGCTCCACCTCCGACTCCCACAAAGGATTCACCGACGTCACCCCGACCTGGTCCCCGATGGAGCTGCAGCCCTACCGTCAGCTGATCGCCGAAGGACTGGCCGATACCGTTCTGACGGCTCATGTCTTCAACGCCAACCTCGACCCGGACCACCCGGCCACCCTCTCCCGCAGCGTCATTGCCGGAAGGCTGCGCGGCGAACTCGGCTTCGACGGCGTGGTCATCTCCGACGACCTGCAGATGGGGGCCATCGCCCAGCATTACGACCTGGAGACGACCCTGAAGAATGCCATCGACGCGGGGGTCGATATCCTGCTCTTCGCCAACAACAGCAGCTACGACGAGCAGATCGCCTCGAAGGTGGTCGCCCTCGTCAGCGAGATGGTGCGGAAAAGGCAAATCAGCGAGGCGCGGATCGAGGACTCGTTCCGACGGATCCAAAGGCTCAAGGCCGGACTCTAA
- a CDS encoding YaiI/YqxD family protein, with amino-acid sequence MQMWVDADACPRVIKEILFRAAERLSVSLTLVANQVLRTPPSPYVRSIRVSAGLDVADLEIVRLLEPGDLVVTADIPLAAAVIEKGGHALDPRGEFFSEENIGERLTLRNFMDELRSGGVETGGPASFGRADRTAFANQLDRFLARHAPR; translated from the coding sequence ATGCAGATGTGGGTCGATGCCGACGCCTGTCCCCGGGTCATCAAAGAGATCCTGTTCCGCGCCGCGGAGCGCCTGAGCGTCTCCCTGACCCTGGTCGCCAACCAGGTCCTGCGCACACCGCCCTCCCCCTACGTCCGGTCGATCCGCGTCTCCGCCGGCCTCGACGTCGCCGACCTGGAGATCGTGCGGCTTCTGGAACCCGGAGACCTCGTGGTCACCGCAGACATCCCCCTGGCGGCCGCGGTCATCGAGAAGGGCGGCCACGCCCTCGATCCGCGCGGGGAGTTCTTCAGCGAGGAAAACATCGGCGAGCGCCTGACGCTGCGCAACTTCATGGACGAACTGCGCAGCGGCGGGGTGGAGACCGGCGGCCCCGCCTCTTTCGGCCGCGCCGACCGCACCGCCTTCGCCAACCAGCTCGACCGCTTCCTGGCCCGGCACGCGCCGCGCTAG
- a CDS encoding ferritin family protein, protein MSRVSRREFICLTAALSFLCRFPALAAQGIAGGKAASFPETVKILKQAYRAEMVAHNHYLGYTGRAVTEGFPNIAYLFRAFAVSEAIHANNYARLLSTMEEAVGNVPAGVEVKDTRANLKTAAKKELEKIETTYPDFLQALEAEACDEAIVNCMYSWKSHRQHERKVREIDRYAGLFFGSVASEIEGLHFDFHVCGVCGSTIDEPPAVPCEICNKSRSHFRRVPRPAASG, encoded by the coding sequence ATGTCGAGAGTATCGAGACGAGAGTTCATCTGCCTGACCGCCGCCCTCTCCTTCCTCTGCCGGTTTCCGGCGCTGGCGGCACAGGGCATTGCCGGCGGCAAGGCCGCATCCTTTCCGGAGACCGTCAAGATCCTGAAGCAGGCCTACAGGGCCGAGATGGTCGCCCACAACCACTATCTCGGCTACACCGGAAGGGCCGTGACAGAGGGGTTCCCCAATATCGCCTACCTCTTCCGGGCCTTTGCCGTCTCCGAAGCCATCCATGCGAACAATTACGCGAGGCTCCTCTCGACCATGGAGGAGGCGGTCGGCAATGTCCCGGCCGGTGTCGAAGTGAAGGACACCCGCGCCAACCTGAAGACGGCCGCCAAAAAGGAGTTGGAAAAGATCGAGACCACCTACCCGGACTTCCTCCAGGCTCTGGAGGCCGAAGCCTGCGACGAGGCGATCGTCAACTGCATGTACTCGTGGAAATCCCACCGGCAGCATGAACGGAAGGTCAGGGAGATCGATCGCTACGCGGGGCTGTTCTTCGGCTCGGTGGCGAGCGAGATCGAAGGGCTGCATTTCGACTTCCACGTCTGCGGGGTGTGCGGATCGACCATCGACGAACCGCCCGCCGTGCCCTGCGAGATCTGCAACAAGTCCCGGTCCCACTTCCGCCGGGTGCCGCGCCCGGCCGCCTCGGGTTGA
- the thiH gene encoding 2-iminoacetate synthase ThiH, with amino-acid sequence MNFLDIIYQYDPRQVQAQIEAKTAADVERALAAERPRPDDLMALLSPAAEGYLETMAAKAHKVTRQRFGNNILLYAPLYISNECNNGCRYCGFSATNKVPRRTLSLDEIEREAAVLHDQGFRHILLVTGELPKAVDNDYLAAAARRIRHLFSSISIEVYPMEEAGYRQMVEAGVDGLTIYQETFDRVLYEQMHPFGKKRDYDFRLGTPERGGAAGLRRIGLGFLLGLGPHRSEAFFLGLHALHLSRHHWRTQVSVSFPRIRPADGGFQPLNPVSDRHFVQMICALRLLLPDAGLVLSTRESAELRDNLIPLGITQMSAGSCTAPGGYAEDDHSTQQFAIDDDRSPDEVCRLIRAKGYEAVWKDWDSAFLDREAG; translated from the coding sequence ATGAACTTTCTCGACATCATCTACCAATACGACCCCCGGCAGGTCCAGGCGCAGATCGAGGCGAAGACCGCCGCCGACGTGGAGCGGGCCCTCGCCGCCGAACGCCCCCGCCCCGACGACCTGATGGCGCTCCTCTCCCCGGCCGCCGAGGGCTACCTCGAAACGATGGCGGCCAAGGCCCACAAGGTGACCCGGCAGCGCTTCGGCAACAACATCCTGCTCTACGCCCCCCTCTACATCTCCAACGAGTGCAACAACGGCTGCCGCTACTGCGGCTTCTCCGCCACCAACAAGGTGCCGCGCCGCACCCTCTCCCTCGACGAGATCGAGCGCGAGGCGGCCGTACTGCACGACCAGGGATTCCGCCACATCCTCCTCGTCACCGGCGAGCTGCCCAAGGCCGTCGACAACGACTACCTCGCCGCCGCCGCCCGGCGCATCCGCCACCTCTTCAGCTCCATCTCCATCGAGGTCTATCCCATGGAGGAGGCCGGATACCGGCAGATGGTCGAGGCCGGGGTGGACGGGCTGACGATCTACCAGGAGACCTTCGACCGGGTCCTCTACGAGCAGATGCACCCCTTCGGCAAAAAGCGCGACTACGACTTCCGCCTCGGCACCCCCGAGCGCGGCGGGGCGGCCGGCCTGCGCCGCATCGGCCTCGGCTTCCTCCTCGGCCTCGGCCCTCACCGCAGCGAAGCCTTCTTCCTCGGCCTGCACGCCCTGCACCTCTCCCGCCACCACTGGCGCACCCAGGTCTCGGTCTCCTTCCCCCGCATCCGCCCGGCCGACGGCGGCTTCCAGCCGCTGAACCCCGTCTCCGACCGCCACTTCGTCCAGATGATCTGCGCCCTGCGCCTGCTCCTGCCCGACGCCGGCCTGGTCCTCTCCACCCGCGAGAGCGCCGAGCTGCGCGACAACCTCATCCCCCTCGGCATCACCCAGATGAGCGCCGGCTCCTGCACCGCCCCCGGCGGCTACGCCGAGGACGACCACAGCACCCAGCAGTTCGCCATCGACGACGACCGCTCCCCCGACGAAGTCTGCCGCCTGATCCGGGCCAAGGGGTACGAGGCGGTTTGGAAGGACTGGGACAGCGCGTTTCTCGACCGGGAAGCGGGGTAG